One stretch of Aquimarina sp. Aq107 DNA includes these proteins:
- a CDS encoding MBOAT family protein, producing MIDFLVASQLQTTTRVRKKILLGISLFFNLGVLFVFKYFNFFIETFTEAFLLFGKPISYSSLQLVLPVGISFYTFQTLSYTIDVYRERIRATNDFISFFAFVSFFPQLVAGPIERASNLLPQFNKSRVFNYSKSIDGLRLILGGLFKKMVIADNCAVIVNRLFEDYTAYSGSTLLCGAIFFGFQIYGDFSGYSDIAIGSARLLGFDLKQNFNFPYLSKNLIEFWRRWHISLSTWFRDYVYIALGGNRVSKFRLVFNILVVFLLSGLWHGANLTFIFWGLIHGIILIFTVFINNETKFGVFLQNQNSIVVDFLRMSITFFIVTIAWVFFRADSITEAFGYLDRIFSSTLFSIPQGNKLFLILLIGYLGIEWFQKKREHLLDIQYISSKSIRYLIYYVTVFVVFYYAGDLQTFIYFQF from the coding sequence ATGATTGATTTTTTGGTTGCTAGTCAATTGCAGACCACAACTAGAGTTAGAAAAAAAATACTTTTGGGAATTAGTTTATTCTTTAATCTAGGTGTTTTATTCGTCTTTAAATACTTTAATTTCTTTATAGAAACGTTCACAGAGGCATTTTTGTTATTTGGTAAGCCAATATCTTATAGTTCATTGCAACTCGTTTTACCTGTAGGTATAAGTTTTTATACGTTTCAGACATTGAGTTATACAATAGATGTATACAGAGAAAGAATACGCGCTACCAATGATTTCATTTCATTTTTTGCATTTGTTTCATTTTTTCCGCAGTTAGTTGCGGGACCTATAGAAAGAGCTTCTAATCTTTTGCCTCAGTTTAATAAAAGTAGAGTTTTTAATTATAGTAAGAGTATTGATGGTTTGCGATTAATTTTGGGCGGCTTGTTCAAGAAAATGGTAATTGCGGATAATTGTGCGGTAATAGTTAATAGACTGTTCGAAGATTATACAGCATATTCAGGAAGCACTTTGTTATGTGGTGCTATATTTTTTGGTTTTCAGATTTATGGAGATTTTTCAGGTTATTCGGATATTGCTATTGGTTCTGCAAGATTGTTAGGGTTTGATTTAAAGCAAAATTTTAATTTCCCTTATTTATCAAAGAACTTAATTGAGTTTTGGAGACGATGGCATATTTCGCTTTCTACTTGGTTTAGAGATTACGTATACATTGCGTTGGGAGGTAATCGTGTTTCAAAATTTAGATTGGTATTTAATATTCTTGTTGTTTTTCTGCTAAGTGGGTTATGGCATGGAGCTAATCTTACATTTATTTTTTGGGGATTGATTCATGGAATCATATTGATATTTACAGTTTTTATAAATAATGAAACAAAATTTGGGGTTTTTCTCCAAAATCAAAATTCAATAGTAGTTGATTTTTTAAGAATGAGTATTACATTTTTTATAGTTACTATTGCTTGGGTTTTTTTTAGAGCAGATTCAATCACGGAAGCCTTTGGGTATCTAGATCGTATTTTTTCATCAACACTTTTTTCTATTCCACAAGGGAATAAGTTGTTTTTGATTTTATTGATTGGATATCTAGGCATAGAATGGTTTCAGAAAAAAAGAGAACACTTATTGGATATTCAGTATATATCGTCTAAAAGCATTCGATATCTAATTTATTATGTTACGGTATTCGTCGTGTTTTACTATGCAGGGGATTTACAAACCTTTATTTATTTTCAATTCTAA
- a CDS encoding cell division ATP-binding protein FtsE, with translation MSDMVLSLKNASIYQRENLILSDVNVEVNKGDFVYLIGKTGTGKSSFMKTLYGDIPLIEGEGSIVDFDLSTLKENQIPFLRRKLGIVFQDFKLLNDRTVKDNLLFVLKATGWTDQKAMDSKIDDVLDKVGMKTKDFKFPYQLSGGEQQRIAIARALLNDPELILADEPTGNLDPQTSVEVMEVLQDINKNGNTILMATHDYALLLKYPSKTLKCEGNKVFEVVQRKG, from the coding sequence ATGTCCGATATGGTTTTAAGCCTTAAAAATGCTTCAATTTATCAACGAGAAAATTTAATTCTTTCAGATGTTAATGTCGAAGTTAATAAGGGAGATTTTGTATACCTGATCGGTAAGACCGGTACAGGAAAAAGTAGTTTCATGAAAACACTTTATGGAGACATTCCTCTAATAGAAGGGGAAGGAAGTATTGTTGATTTTGATTTAAGTACTTTAAAAGAAAATCAAATTCCATTTCTTAGAAGAAAATTAGGAATCGTTTTCCAAGATTTTAAACTTCTTAATGACAGAACTGTAAAGGATAATTTATTGTTTGTACTAAAAGCGACTGGATGGACTGATCAAAAAGCGATGGATAGTAAAATTGATGATGTCCTTGATAAAGTAGGCATGAAAACAAAGGATTTTAAATTCCCATACCAATTATCTGGTGGAGAACAACAGCGTATTGCTATTGCCAGAGCACTACTTAATGATCCAGAATTAATTCTTGCCGATGAACCAACTGGAAATTTAGACCCTCAAACTTCTGTAGAAGTTATGGAAGTACTACAGGACATCAATAAAAATGGTAATACAATTTTAATGGCTACTCATGATTATGCATTGCTATTAAAATATCCATCTAAAACTTTAAAATGTGAGGGTAACAAAGTTTTTGAAGTGGTTCAACGAAAAGGATAA
- a CDS encoding class I SAM-dependent methyltransferase, producing the protein MRLVTLDDFIETYTKFRQRGLSFITSKLNINSIKRTKSAFNELDIQSANWWIIPKIQERWNQLITGDSKIEYEDFVMKKFLSNSKDLKMLSLGSGICSHELTFASYKNFKEIVCIDINEVLFDAAKKSASEQELDNINFKIQDLYSYNFPENYFDIVFFHASLHHFKNIEELVGQKIKRTLKTDGKLIINEFVGPNRLQFPKHQIKATNSAIKLIPKPYRKRFKLNLFKNRIYGSGIIRMILADPSECIESEKILPAIHKNYTTIYEASYGGNLLANALKDLSHHFLELDSEKEVVLNKLFEYEDNYLKNHSSDFVFGIYQNTTS; encoded by the coding sequence ATGCGACTAGTAACCCTCGATGACTTTATAGAGACTTACACTAAGTTTAGGCAAAGAGGACTGTCTTTTATTACCTCTAAACTAAACATTAATAGTATTAAAAGAACAAAAAGTGCTTTTAATGAATTAGATATACAATCTGCTAATTGGTGGATCATTCCTAAAATTCAAGAGCGATGGAATCAACTTATAACAGGAGACTCTAAAATTGAATATGAAGACTTTGTGATGAAAAAGTTCTTATCAAATTCTAAAGATCTAAAAATGCTGTCATTAGGCAGTGGAATTTGTAGTCATGAACTCACATTTGCAAGCTATAAGAATTTTAAAGAGATCGTATGTATTGATATTAACGAAGTACTTTTTGACGCTGCTAAAAAATCAGCATCAGAGCAAGAATTGGATAATATTAATTTTAAAATTCAAGATCTGTATTCCTATAATTTTCCGGAAAACTATTTTGATATTGTTTTTTTTCATGCCTCATTACATCATTTTAAAAACATAGAAGAGCTTGTCGGACAAAAAATAAAAAGAACCTTGAAAACGGATGGGAAGCTAATAATTAATGAGTTTGTGGGACCAAATAGATTACAATTCCCAAAACATCAAATAAAAGCTACCAATAGTGCTATAAAACTCATCCCTAAACCCTATAGAAAAAGGTTTAAATTAAATTTGTTTAAAAATAGAATTTATGGCTCAGGCATTATTAGAATGATCCTGGCTGATCCGTCTGAATGTATAGAATCAGAAAAAATATTACCTGCTATTCATAAAAACTATACCACAATTTATGAAGCTTCTTATGGTGGTAATTTGTTAGCAAATGCACTTAAAGACCTATCCCACCATTTTTTAGAATTAGATTCAGAAAAAGAAGTTGTACTAAATAAATTATTTGAGTATGAAGATAATTATTTAAAAAACCACTCCAGTGACTTTGTATTTGGAATTTACCAAAACACTACTAGTTGA
- a CDS encoding 2OG-Fe(II) oxygenase encodes MNHPNRDKIADLIFLKLKDNEEVLKKHFAHTSEGIGYFYLDDLLPEHLTSEIFDKFPSTKDIKVKRSLREYKYVAAQMNRYHPLLEETIYAFQDKRIVDLISKICEYSSVKPDGDLYAGGISMMGKGNYLNPHLDNSHDKDVKLWRVLNLLYYVTPDWMSENGGNLELWPKGLKSEPISINSRCNRLVVMATHKNSWHSVGKVKVDKVRCCISNYYFSTEPVDAKRSFHVTTFRGWPGQFFRDKILKIDSSIRMGVRKIFKKGIRENPHVYKKDDS; translated from the coding sequence ATGAATCACCCTAATAGAGATAAAATTGCTGATCTCATTTTTTTAAAGCTCAAAGATAATGAAGAAGTTTTAAAAAAACACTTTGCTCATACCAGTGAGGGTATTGGATATTTTTATTTAGATGATCTGCTACCAGAACATTTAACTAGTGAAATTTTTGATAAGTTTCCTAGTACGAAGGATATAAAAGTAAAAAGGAGTTTAAGAGAGTATAAATATGTAGCTGCCCAAATGAATAGATATCACCCTTTATTAGAGGAGACTATTTATGCTTTTCAGGATAAGAGGATTGTTGATTTAATCTCCAAAATATGCGAATATAGCAGTGTAAAACCTGATGGAGATTTATATGCAGGAGGAATTTCGATGATGGGCAAAGGAAATTATTTGAACCCGCATCTAGATAATTCTCACGATAAGGATGTCAAACTTTGGCGTGTACTTAATTTATTATATTATGTAACACCGGATTGGATGTCAGAAAATGGAGGAAACTTAGAACTATGGCCAAAAGGACTTAAAAGCGAACCAATATCTATAAATTCTCGTTGTAATAGATTAGTCGTTATGGCTACTCATAAGAATTCTTGGCATTCTGTTGGTAAGGTAAAAGTGGATAAGGTACGATGTTGTATTTCTAATTATTATTTCTCTACGGAACCAGTAGATGCGAAAAGATCTTTCCATGTAACTACTTTTAGAGGTTGGCCAGGTCAATTTTTTAGAGATAAAATATTGAAAATCGATTCATCAATAAGAATGGGGGTTCGAAAAATATTTAAAAAGGGAATTCGAGAAAATCCACATGTATATAAAAAAGATGATTCTTAG
- a CDS encoding glycosyltransferase yields the protein MLSILIPVYNYNIIPLIKEVHQQISLCNVSFEILVFDDHSDHFIKENDGVHELSNCSFKKLPKNIGRSAIRNLLASKATYDSLLFIDAGTLPERKNFIKTYLDNINHKVITGGMTYLKKPPSKPYRLRWMYTKKRESLANRNKRSIVCSSNFLIQKEIFKTIKFDESLEKYGCEDVVFFDAIAKKNIPITYIDNPVVHDANDNAEAFIIKTEQAIENLIVLINTNKLSYDRYKVSSIYYKINKIKIDKIISFTFRISRNLLKRNFNSSYPSMVCYDFYRLGYFCLIKNKI from the coding sequence ATGTTATCAATTTTGATCCCTGTCTATAATTATAACATTATTCCGTTGATTAAAGAGGTTCATCAGCAAATTTCATTATGTAACGTCTCTTTTGAAATATTAGTGTTTGATGATCATTCAGATCATTTCATAAAAGAAAATGATGGTGTTCATGAATTATCAAATTGCTCTTTTAAGAAATTACCAAAAAATATAGGCAGAAGTGCTATTCGGAATCTATTAGCCTCTAAAGCAACATATGATTCTCTTCTCTTTATAGATGCTGGAACACTTCCAGAACGCAAAAACTTTATTAAAACATATCTAGATAATATAAACCATAAGGTTATAACGGGTGGAATGACTTATTTAAAAAAGCCACCCAGCAAACCTTATCGCCTTAGATGGATGTATACTAAAAAAAGAGAATCTTTAGCTAACAGAAATAAAAGATCTATCGTTTGTTCATCGAATTTTTTAATTCAAAAAGAAATTTTTAAAACCATAAAATTTGATGAATCTTTAGAAAAATATGGATGTGAAGATGTAGTATTTTTTGATGCTATTGCTAAAAAAAACATTCCAATTACATATATTGACAACCCTGTAGTACATGATGCTAATGATAATGCAGAGGCTTTTATTATAAAAACAGAGCAAGCCATTGAAAACCTAATTGTTTTAATCAATACCAATAAACTTTCTTATGATAGATACAAGGTTTCTAGTATTTACTACAAAATAAATAAAATAAAAATCGACAAAATCATCTCATTTACCTTCAGAATTTCGAGAAACCTTCTTAAAAGAAATTTCAATTCTTCTTATCCTTCTATGGTATGCTATGATTTTTATCGTTTAGGTTACTTTTGTTTAATTAAAAACAAGATATAG
- a CDS encoding glycosyltransferase family 2 protein, with amino-acid sequence MPFFSIIIPLYNKEKNIEKTIQSVFAQNYTNYEIIIINDGSNDNSEKIVNTFTDERLRYFLTENKGVSNARNFGIDKANGEIIAFLDADDYWYPNHLEILFQLYKKFPDAGLLATSYEKKFNTNSIFLADFKSIKTDSNSFIIIDDYFDSSSIDAIAWTSASAAPKTVLNAIKGFDSSITHGEDTDLWIRIALRHKVALATYVTATYNLDAKNRSKEINIKNKNFIKFEKFVEEEKHNPSLKIYLDANRYSIGLEYRIAGDYLTSKKYCENINWKNLHWKNRFLIKQPKIILLLLKKIQNILISIFRLKLSSFK; translated from the coding sequence GTGCCTTTTTTCTCCATCATTATTCCACTTTACAATAAAGAAAAAAATATCGAGAAAACGATACAATCCGTATTCGCTCAAAATTACACGAACTATGAGATTATAATCATAAATGATGGTTCTAATGACAACAGTGAAAAAATCGTAAATACTTTTACGGATGAAAGGCTGCGATATTTTTTAACAGAAAACAAAGGAGTTTCTAACGCTAGAAATTTTGGGATTGACAAGGCGAATGGAGAGATTATTGCCTTTCTGGATGCAGATGATTATTGGTATCCAAATCATCTCGAAATATTATTTCAATTATATAAAAAATTTCCTGATGCTGGTTTACTAGCAACATCTTATGAGAAAAAATTTAATACAAATTCTATATTTTTAGCGGACTTTAAGAGCATAAAAACGGATAGTAATTCTTTCATAATTATTGATGATTATTTTGATTCTAGTTCCATTGATGCTATTGCATGGACTTCGGCCAGTGCAGCTCCCAAAACTGTTTTAAATGCAATTAAAGGTTTTGATTCTTCTATAACACACGGTGAGGATACAGATCTTTGGATTCGTATTGCATTACGGCATAAAGTAGCTTTGGCAACATATGTCACTGCCACATATAATCTAGATGCCAAAAATCGATCAAAAGAAATAAACATAAAGAACAAAAACTTTATAAAGTTTGAAAAATTTGTTGAAGAAGAAAAACATAACCCTTCTTTAAAAATATATCTAGATGCTAACCGATATTCTATAGGATTAGAATATAGAATTGCTGGAGATTATTTGACCTCAAAAAAATATTGTGAAAATATTAATTGGAAAAACCTACATTGGAAAAATAGATTTTTAATAAAACAACCTAAAATAATATTACTATTGCTAAAAAAAATCCAGAATATTTTAATTTCTATTTTTAGGCTAAAACTATCTAGTTTTAAATAG
- a CDS encoding FdtA/QdtA family cupin domain-containing protein: MTTAEDCEIIEIPKIKDPRGNIAVVEKDVIPFETKRVYYLYDVPSDASRGGHAHKNLQQFLIALSGSFDVILHDGENQKKITLNKPNKGLLIKSGIWRELENFSSGSVCLVLASDVYKEEDYIRSFNDFKLFKTR; the protein is encoded by the coding sequence ATGACAACCGCCGAGGATTGTGAAATTATTGAAATTCCTAAAATAAAAGATCCTAGGGGTAATATTGCGGTGGTAGAGAAGGATGTTATACCTTTTGAAACAAAAAGAGTATATTATTTGTATGATGTCCCTAGTGATGCAAGTCGAGGAGGTCATGCGCATAAAAATTTACAACAATTTTTGATTGCATTAAGTGGTAGTTTTGATGTGATTTTACATGACGGGGAAAATCAAAAGAAAATAACTCTTAATAAACCCAATAAAGGATTATTGATTAAATCTGGAATATGGAGAGAGTTAGAAAATTTTTCTTCTGGATCAGTTTGTTTAGTATTAGCTTCTGATGTATATAAAGAAGAAGATTATATCAGAAGCTTTAATGATTTTAAACTATTTAAAACTAGATAG
- a CDS encoding glycosyltransferase codes for MVSSLGAGGAERSSAILSRMLEDSGYDVTIVSILDDIVYDYKGSLVNLELLTTSNKGLHKRWRKFVISRKLIKENKFDYIIDAAPRPWWFRQWFINTFVYQKTDTVFIIHSYNIGIYFPDNRFLGKLLYKDAYELIGVSKEAVCHFKEKYGLSKGSCIYNAFDRKRWDTMSEVNVETPSYPYILSYGRISEDSKNYSFLVESYAASRLPKQGIRLLIIGDGPDKIKIQNLVKKLKIEDYVVFKGFSENPFPYVKKALYTTLTSNYEGFPMVLIESLAMGTPVVSVDCKSGPSEVIVTGENGILVPLNKEMAFTEALNKMIEDQAFYQKCKNGTISSVSKFEIENIIPQWQAILPSKK; via the coding sequence ATGGTTTCTTCCTTAGGTGCGGGAGGAGCTGAGCGATCAAGTGCTATTTTGTCGAGAATGCTAGAAGATTCTGGGTATGATGTTACGATTGTTAGTATTCTTGATGATATTGTTTACGATTATAAAGGAAGCCTAGTAAATTTAGAATTGCTTACTACTTCTAATAAGGGTTTGCACAAACGTTGGCGAAAATTTGTAATTAGTAGAAAACTTATTAAAGAAAATAAGTTTGATTATATCATCGATGCAGCTCCAAGACCTTGGTGGTTTAGACAATGGTTTATTAATACTTTTGTGTATCAAAAGACGGATACAGTCTTTATTATTCACAGTTATAATATCGGTATTTATTTTCCTGATAATAGATTTTTAGGAAAATTGTTATATAAGGATGCATATGAATTGATTGGAGTTTCTAAAGAAGCAGTATGTCATTTTAAAGAAAAATATGGTTTAAGTAAAGGAAGTTGTATTTATAATGCATTTGATAGAAAACGTTGGGATACGATGTCTGAGGTAAATGTAGAGACACCTAGTTATCCTTACATTTTATCTTATGGTAGAATTTCTGAAGACTCCAAAAATTATAGTTTTCTAGTAGAATCATATGCTGCATCAAGATTACCGAAACAAGGTATAAGACTTCTTATAATCGGTGATGGGCCTGATAAAATAAAGATTCAAAATCTGGTTAAAAAATTAAAGATTGAAGATTATGTGGTTTTCAAAGGATTTTCGGAAAACCCATTTCCTTATGTAAAAAAAGCTTTGTATACAACATTAACCAGTAACTACGAAGGTTTTCCGATGGTGTTAATAGAATCTTTAGCTATGGGGACGCCAGTAGTGTCGGTAGATTGTAAATCAGGTCCCTCAGAAGTGATTGTTACCGGTGAGAATGGTATATTAGTGCCTTTAAATAAAGAAATGGCTTTTACGGAGGCTTTAAATAAAATGATAGAAGATCAGGCTTTTTATCAAAAATGTAAAAATGGTACGATCTCTAGTGTTTCAAAATTTGAAATAGAAAATATAATACCACAATGGCAAGCAATACTTCCTTCCAAAAAATAG
- a CDS encoding O-antigen translocase, with the protein MDSYFDKLKNNVLIKVSSFNAIGVFVKMITGFISLKVVAIFLGPEGLALIGNLRNVLTSIQSIGTLGLYNGIVKYIAEFKSDNKEIRSMLSTSYLLCFVVTIFLSTWLYLFPTFWNNLVFGGSYQYNFVFKAIAIALPFYSVNTLCLAIINGYSKYKMYILLNIASSILGLLITVILVWEYKLEGAFWAIIINPAVSLCFTIVIILNKKDVTKFLPSTKISPKYLKRLSSFAIMTLVSVTVLPAILIRIRNFIIANEGLEEAGYWEAIQSISSQYMLFITTLLTIYLLPRLSEISSSKNFKLEVFNFYKTILPIFVIGFLIIYFLRNIIIEILFSNDFTAMEPLFIWQLFGDLFKIASLVIAYQFLAKRMFWYYIITEIISFTFLYFASIYLINQFGFIGASMAYLFNYVFYFLLLILVFRKSFFGPDRKI; encoded by the coding sequence GTGGATTCATACTTTGATAAACTAAAAAATAATGTTTTAATTAAAGTTAGCTCTTTTAATGCCATTGGTGTTTTCGTGAAAATGATAACCGGCTTTATAAGTCTTAAGGTAGTTGCTATATTTTTAGGTCCAGAAGGATTAGCATTGATTGGTAATCTTAGAAATGTTCTGACCTCTATTCAATCAATCGGTACTCTAGGTTTATATAATGGAATTGTAAAATATATTGCAGAATTTAAGAGTGATAATAAGGAGATTAGGTCTATGTTATCAACTTCCTATCTTTTGTGTTTTGTCGTAACCATTTTCTTGTCTACCTGGCTTTATTTGTTTCCAACATTTTGGAATAATCTGGTTTTTGGTGGTAGTTATCAATATAATTTTGTTTTTAAAGCAATAGCAATAGCACTACCTTTTTATTCTGTAAACACATTGTGTTTGGCAATAATTAATGGATATTCTAAATATAAGATGTATATACTACTCAATATTGCTAGTAGTATTTTAGGTTTGCTGATCACAGTTATCTTAGTTTGGGAATATAAACTAGAAGGTGCATTTTGGGCTATTATCATAAATCCAGCGGTATCATTATGTTTTACCATTGTAATCATACTGAATAAAAAAGATGTTACTAAATTTTTGCCATCTACTAAGATATCGCCAAAATATCTAAAAAGATTAAGCTCATTTGCCATTATGACATTGGTTTCTGTAACCGTTTTACCGGCTATTTTGATCAGAATAAGAAATTTTATTATTGCTAATGAAGGCTTAGAAGAAGCCGGTTATTGGGAAGCAATACAGAGTATTAGTAGTCAATACATGTTATTTATAACGACTTTGTTAACTATATATTTATTACCTAGATTGTCTGAAATAAGTAGTAGCAAAAATTTTAAATTAGAAGTCTTTAATTTTTATAAGACGATTTTACCAATATTTGTTATTGGATTTTTGATTATTTATTTTTTGAGAAATATTATAATTGAAATTCTTTTTTCAAATGATTTTACCGCAATGGAACCCTTGTTTATCTGGCAATTGTTTGGGGATCTTTTTAAAATAGCATCATTAGTGATAGCATATCAATTTTTGGCTAAAAGAATGTTTTGGTATTATATAATTACAGAAATTATTTCGTTTACATTTTTATATTTTGCAAGTATTTATTTGATAAACCAATTCGGGTTTATTGGTGCTTCTATGGCATATCTTTTTAATTATGTCTTTTATTTTTTATTGTTGATTTTAGTGTTCAGAAAATCTTTTTTTGGACCAGATAGGAAAATTTAA
- a CDS encoding DegT/DnrJ/EryC1/StrS aminotransferase family protein: MTNPKQLIPFLDLHKINSRYHEKYKDCFSKFLDGGRYIKGTFVKEFEDSYAEFCGAKYCIGVGNGLDALTIILKGYIELGKINSGDEVIVPSNTFIASILSIKYAGLKPVLVEPDGDTFNIDINRIEKHISNKTKVIVPVHLYGQLAQMNEINEIAKKYNLLVIDDAAQAHGAIYDDGRLVGDLCNASSFSFYPAKNVGALGDAGAITTNNKELADMVRSIGNYGSSKKYENNYLGVNSRLDELQAAFLLEKLKDLKEDNQRRRQIAKRYLSEIENDKIVLPGWDGSGNHVFHLFVVRVKNRLEFCQYLDDLGIGYHIHYPIPPHKQNALKEFSELSLPITERMHKEVVSIPLNTSLTDQEVGKIIKTLNEY, encoded by the coding sequence ATGACAAACCCTAAACAGTTGATTCCATTTCTAGATCTTCATAAAATAAATAGTCGTTATCATGAAAAATATAAAGATTGTTTTTCTAAGTTTTTGGATGGGGGTAGATATATTAAAGGAACTTTTGTTAAAGAGTTTGAGGATTCTTATGCCGAGTTTTGTGGAGCTAAGTATTGTATTGGTGTTGGTAATGGACTAGATGCGTTAACAATAATCCTTAAAGGATATATTGAACTTGGAAAAATTAATTCTGGAGACGAAGTAATTGTTCCTTCAAATACATTTATAGCTTCAATTTTATCTATTAAATATGCGGGATTAAAACCTGTGTTGGTGGAACCTGATGGAGATACTTTTAATATAGATATTAATAGAATTGAAAAACATATTTCTAATAAAACTAAAGTCATTGTGCCTGTTCATTTGTATGGTCAACTAGCACAAATGAACGAAATCAATGAAATCGCAAAGAAATATAATTTACTTGTAATTGATGATGCCGCTCAAGCGCACGGAGCAATATATGACGATGGTAGGTTGGTAGGTGATTTATGTAATGCTTCTTCTTTTAGTTTTTATCCTGCAAAAAATGTAGGAGCATTGGGAGATGCTGGTGCAATAACTACTAATAATAAAGAATTAGCGGATATGGTAAGAAGTATTGGGAATTACGGTTCTTCTAAAAAATATGAAAACAATTATTTAGGAGTTAATTCTAGATTGGATGAACTGCAAGCAGCATTTTTATTGGAGAAGTTAAAAGACCTGAAGGAAGATAATCAAAGGCGAAGACAAATTGCGAAAAGGTATCTTTCAGAAATTGAAAATGATAAGATTGTTCTGCCAGGTTGGGACGGTTCCGGGAATCATGTATTTCATCTTTTTGTGGTTAGAGTCAAAAATCGTTTAGAATTTTGTCAATATTTAGATGATTTAGGAATTGGATACCATATCCATTATCCGATTCCACCACATAAACAGAATGCCCTAAAGGAGTTTTCAGAACTTTCATTACCTATAACGGAAAGAATGCACAAAGAAGTTGTTAGTATTCCCCTTAATACAAGCCTAACCGATCAAGAGGTTGGTAAGATTATAAAAACCTTAAACGAATACTAA